From Candidatus Pedobacter colombiensis, one genomic window encodes:
- a CDS encoding efflux RND transporter periplasmic adaptor subunit codes for MKSKKSTQFFLMVTILLFMTGFIVSCQQSPAKEEPAILTVNGDLITVPNHSVLKAKLKEITVETEPYSLQMLTTGVVKAIPTQYADVAPPFPGRVTKTYLRLGMKTTPETPLFEIISPDFITAQKIFFQEKAQLIQAERTLKRQKDLIANGVAAQKDLEEAQTAYDVEKKEYENAATGIRIFKADPAKLTFGQALVVHAPINGEVIENKVVLGQFIKDDVSSVATIANLSSVWIAGQVKEKDIRYIHKNDKCVVELPAIPGKKINGKVYHVNEVVDEDTRSVQVLIECPNADRSLKPGMYASVNFIDAPASAILIPLKAIFQMDDANFVFTVTADGKYQKKKVETGNTEGDRVVIISGLSQGDRIVSEGGFYLLGAK; via the coding sequence ATGAAATCAAAAAAAAGTACTCAGTTCTTTCTGATGGTTACAATTTTACTTTTTATGACAGGATTTATTGTTTCTTGTCAACAGTCTCCTGCAAAAGAGGAACCAGCTATTTTAACAGTAAATGGAGATCTTATTACTGTACCCAACCATTCGGTATTGAAAGCAAAACTCAAAGAAATAACAGTCGAAACCGAGCCCTATAGCCTCCAGATGTTAACAACAGGGGTCGTTAAAGCCATACCTACCCAATATGCTGATGTAGCGCCACCCTTTCCGGGCAGGGTGACTAAAACCTATTTAAGACTGGGTATGAAGACTACTCCGGAAACACCTTTGTTTGAGATCATATCACCGGATTTTATTACCGCACAAAAGATATTCTTTCAGGAAAAAGCACAGCTGATTCAGGCTGAACGTACTTTAAAACGTCAGAAGGATTTAATTGCGAATGGGGTTGCAGCACAAAAAGACCTGGAAGAAGCTCAAACTGCTTATGACGTAGAAAAAAAAGAATATGAAAATGCTGCGACCGGAATCAGAATATTTAAAGCCGATCCGGCTAAACTTACTTTTGGTCAGGCTTTGGTTGTACATGCACCTATTAATGGCGAAGTAATAGAAAATAAAGTAGTCCTTGGTCAGTTCATAAAGGATGATGTTTCCAGTGTAGCAACCATTGCTAATTTATCAAGCGTATGGATCGCTGGTCAGGTCAAAGAAAAAGATATTCGCTATATCCATAAAAATGACAAATGTGTTGTTGAATTACCGGCTATACCCGGCAAAAAGATAAACGGAAAGGTTTACCATGTAAATGAGGTGGTTGACGAGGATACCAGAAGTGTACAGGTCCTTATCGAATGTCCAAATGCCGATCGTAGCCTTAAACCGGGAATGTATGCTTCCGTAAATTTTATAGACGCGCCTGCTTCTGCCATCCTTATCCCACTGAAAGCAATTTTTCAGATGGATGATGCAAATTTTGTTTTCACGGTTACTGCTGATGGTAAATATCAAAAAAAGAAAGTTGAAACCGGTAATACAGAGGGTGATCGGGTGGTAATCATTTCAGGTCTGTCGCAAGGAGATCGAATCGTATCAGAAGGTGGTTTCTACCTGTTAGGAGCCAAGTAA
- a CDS encoding TolC family protein — protein sequence MKFNKTILLFLLMMGVAYNGLAQVDTLALNKKISVLHYLQLVGKENLGYAAEQYNVNIAEAGIESAKVFPDPQFSISGFDNQESKLHLGQGLDLGLGATLELGGKRRARINLAKSQTDLSKALLLNYFWNLRAEAATSYYEAIHQYFLLQVQRYSYSTMKQLADADAVRFKLGEITETDARQSKLEADQLLNGVYQSEANWKSALVKLSGYTGRKHPDSLMVPNGNFDDLDREFNWQSLVDNAQNSRADAVAALNNKAVAVRNLALVKANRTIDLGVTAGMTFNGVSTNEEAPTPYHRTATVGLSVPLKLSNHYKGDLKAAGFTIKQADVQYEQVLQQIQIEVTQAYFNYTATGKQVKQYRKGLLTEAKKILDAKIYSYKRGETSLLEVLNAQRTYNELQESYYESQSNYASALVELERASGIWDIK from the coding sequence ATGAAATTCAATAAAACAATCTTACTATTCCTCTTAATGATGGGGGTAGCTTATAATGGACTGGCACAGGTAGATACCCTGGCTTTAAATAAAAAAATATCTGTACTGCACTACCTTCAACTTGTGGGGAAAGAGAACCTGGGGTATGCAGCAGAGCAGTACAATGTGAATATTGCTGAGGCGGGAATTGAAAGTGCAAAAGTTTTTCCTGATCCCCAATTCTCTATCAGTGGTTTTGATAACCAGGAATCTAAGTTGCATTTAGGTCAGGGACTGGACCTTGGATTGGGTGCCACACTGGAACTTGGGGGTAAAAGGCGTGCAAGGATCAATCTGGCCAAAAGTCAGACAGATCTAAGTAAAGCTTTATTGTTAAACTATTTCTGGAACCTTAGGGCAGAAGCTGCAACATCTTATTATGAAGCGATTCATCAGTATTTTTTATTACAGGTGCAGCGTTATTCCTATAGTACTATGAAACAACTTGCAGATGCCGATGCTGTTCGGTTTAAGTTGGGTGAAATTACAGAAACAGATGCAAGACAATCTAAACTGGAAGCGGATCAGCTGTTAAATGGAGTGTATCAAAGCGAGGCCAACTGGAAAAGCGCCCTGGTTAAACTGAGTGGATATACGGGTAGGAAGCATCCGGACAGTTTAATGGTGCCAAATGGGAACTTCGATGATCTTGATAGGGAATTCAACTGGCAGAGTTTAGTTGACAATGCCCAGAATTCTCGAGCTGATGCAGTAGCAGCCTTAAATAATAAGGCTGTGGCAGTTAGAAACCTTGCTCTGGTAAAGGCGAACAGAACAATAGACTTAGGAGTTACTGCAGGAATGACATTTAATGGGGTTTCTACCAATGAAGAGGCACCAACACCTTATCATCGTACGGCTACGGTAGGACTTAGCGTCCCGTTGAAATTGTCTAATCATTATAAAGGTGATTTGAAAGCTGCCGGATTTACGATTAAACAAGCGGATGTACAATACGAACAGGTACTGCAACAGATTCAAATAGAGGTTACCCAAGCTTATTTTAATTATACCGCCACCGGTAAGCAGGTTAAGCAGTATCGGAAAGGACTTTTAACAGAAGCTAAAAAGATCCTGGATGCTAAAATATACAGCTATAAAAGAGGGGAGACATCCTTGCTGGAGGTTTTAAATGCACAAAGGACCTATAATGAATTGCAGGAAAGTTATTATGAGTCTCAGTCTAACTATGCCAGTGCCTTAGTCGAATTGGAACGAGCATCGGGTATTTGGGATATTAAATAG
- a CDS encoding CusA/CzcA family heavy metal efflux RND transporter — MKQIIFTAIKKRWLFAALFILLSVFGYYSWKQLSIEAYPDIADVTSQVVTQVPGLAAEEVEQQITIPIERALNGLPGMHVMRSRSLFGLSLITLVFDDGVEDYWARQRIQERLTEVNLPFGAIPGLDPLTSPTGEIYRYIIESKNHDLRKLTDLQNWTIIPRIKQVQGVADVSNFGGITTQYQVELDPDRLAQYHISLSEVQTAINNNNTNAGGSILNRGDQGYVVRGIGLVKDLTALGEVVVKTVNGVPVYIKDLGELKYGNLERKGVLGYTDHNVNYADGIEGIVVMLKGQNPSTVLTGIHKAVDELNNGILPEGVTIRAFLDRTNLVNTTLDTVSHTLLEGMGLVVVVLIVFLGNWRGALIVAITIPIALLIAFILMHFTKIPANLLSLGAIDFGIIVDGAIVMLETILKKREDHPEEELVEKSIGERALGVAKPILFSTIIIITAYLPLFSFERVEKKMFTPMAFTVGYALIGALAVALLLIPGLAYAVYRKPRKLYHNKWLENLTAWYESRLKRVMAKPKKVFLPLAFVLVGAVVLSITVGKDFLPPLDEGSIWLQVSLPPGVTLEKAKEMSDALRVQTIKHPEVTYVTVQAGRNDDGTDYFTPSHFEVSVGLKPYKEWENGRTKANLIEDLSKEYAAMPGYSVAFTQPMIDGVMDKIAGAHSELVVKIFGKDFKETRRITEHVVNTLQQVKGAVDIAIDQEPPLPQLQIKVNRDAVAKYGINMSDVAELIEVAIGGKAVSQIFSEDKVYDVSCRYKETSRDTPEKIGNLLLTASAGAKIPLSQVAEIKTDLGESSISREMNRRQLTVRLNLRGTDLSSFLKVAQAKINEQIKYDHEKYSIEWGGQFENQNRAYAKLAVIVPLALAIMFLLLYGAFGKFRQAGLILSIVPLALFGGMLALNIRGMTLNVSSAVGFIALFGVAIQNGVILISHINELRKKGYDLLKAVLQGARNRFRPVLMTATVAALGLLPASLATGIGSDVQRPLATVIVYGLFVATAITLFVLPALYYLLENKWGKEDFQSASLPNVPSDN, encoded by the coding sequence ATGAAACAAATAATTTTTACTGCCATAAAAAAACGGTGGCTATTTGCCGCGCTATTTATACTTCTGAGCGTATTTGGTTATTATTCATGGAAGCAACTCTCCATAGAAGCATATCCGGATATTGCTGATGTAACTTCGCAGGTTGTAACACAAGTTCCCGGACTGGCTGCCGAGGAAGTAGAACAGCAGATCACTATACCCATTGAAAGGGCACTGAACGGATTGCCGGGAATGCATGTGATGCGTAGCAGGAGTCTGTTTGGACTTTCGCTGATCACATTGGTTTTTGATGACGGTGTAGAAGACTACTGGGCAAGGCAAAGGATTCAGGAGCGACTTACTGAGGTCAATCTTCCTTTTGGTGCCATCCCTGGACTTGATCCGCTGACTTCTCCAACAGGGGAGATCTATAGATATATTATAGAAAGCAAAAACCACGACTTAAGGAAACTTACAGATTTGCAGAATTGGACCATCATTCCTAGAATTAAACAGGTTCAGGGTGTAGCAGATGTTAGTAATTTTGGAGGCATTACAACGCAGTATCAGGTAGAACTTGATCCCGATAGGCTTGCTCAGTATCACATTTCACTTTCAGAGGTTCAAACTGCAATCAATAACAACAATACCAATGCTGGTGGAAGTATTTTAAATAGAGGAGATCAGGGCTATGTAGTACGTGGTATTGGTTTAGTCAAAGATCTTACTGCCTTGGGTGAAGTAGTTGTTAAGACAGTTAATGGTGTCCCGGTTTATATCAAAGATCTTGGAGAATTAAAGTATGGGAACCTGGAACGTAAAGGTGTACTAGGCTATACAGATCACAATGTAAACTATGCTGATGGAATTGAGGGGATTGTGGTGATGTTGAAAGGACAAAATCCATCCACAGTGTTAACGGGGATTCATAAAGCGGTGGATGAGCTTAATAATGGCATCCTTCCTGAAGGTGTAACTATACGTGCATTTTTAGATAGAACCAATCTGGTAAATACAACATTGGATACTGTTTCGCATACGCTATTGGAAGGAATGGGATTAGTAGTGGTTGTACTGATTGTTTTTCTGGGTAACTGGCGTGGCGCGCTGATTGTAGCCATCACTATTCCTATCGCGCTTTTAATAGCCTTTATTTTGATGCATTTTACAAAAATTCCGGCCAACCTTCTTTCTTTGGGCGCTATAGATTTTGGGATCATAGTAGACGGTGCAATTGTGATGCTGGAGACTATTCTTAAGAAAAGAGAAGATCATCCGGAGGAGGAACTGGTGGAGAAATCTATTGGTGAAAGGGCTTTAGGAGTAGCTAAACCAATCTTGTTTTCAACAATTATTATCATTACTGCATATCTTCCGCTGTTCTCTTTTGAAAGGGTAGAGAAAAAAATGTTTACTCCAATGGCGTTTACAGTAGGTTATGCGTTAATCGGTGCTTTGGCAGTGGCTTTATTACTTATTCCGGGACTGGCTTACGCCGTTTACAGGAAACCAAGAAAGCTCTATCATAATAAATGGCTGGAAAATCTTACAGCATGGTATGAAAGCCGTCTTAAAAGGGTGATGGCTAAACCTAAAAAAGTTTTCCTTCCATTGGCATTTGTGCTTGTCGGTGCTGTTGTATTATCTATTACAGTAGGAAAAGACTTTCTTCCTCCGCTGGATGAAGGCTCTATCTGGTTACAGGTTTCTTTGCCTCCTGGTGTAACGCTGGAAAAGGCGAAGGAAATGAGTGATGCCCTGCGGGTACAAACCATTAAGCATCCTGAAGTTACCTATGTAACTGTTCAGGCCGGCCGTAATGATGATGGTACAGATTACTTTACCCCATCACACTTTGAAGTTTCTGTAGGACTGAAACCATATAAGGAATGGGAAAACGGACGGACCAAAGCTAACCTGATTGAAGACCTTTCAAAAGAATATGCTGCAATGCCAGGTTATTCGGTAGCTTTTACCCAGCCAATGATAGATGGTGTTATGGATAAAATTGCAGGAGCGCATAGTGAACTCGTTGTTAAAATATTTGGAAAAGATTTTAAGGAGACGAGGCGAATTACAGAGCATGTAGTGAACACGCTTCAACAGGTTAAGGGTGCTGTAGATATCGCGATAGATCAGGAACCTCCTTTACCTCAGCTGCAGATTAAAGTAAACAGGGATGCTGTAGCCAAATATGGTATAAATATGAGTGATGTTGCTGAACTTATTGAAGTAGCAATTGGTGGCAAAGCTGTTTCCCAAATATTTTCAGAAGATAAGGTATACGATGTGAGCTGCCGTTATAAAGAAACAAGTCGAGATACTCCGGAGAAAATTGGCAATTTGCTATTGACAGCTTCTGCAGGTGCCAAAATACCTTTATCACAGGTGGCAGAGATAAAAACAGATCTTGGTGAAAGCTCAATTTCCAGAGAAATGAACAGGAGACAACTTACTGTAAGGCTAAATTTAAGGGGAACAGATTTAAGTTCTTTCTTAAAAGTGGCTCAGGCAAAAATCAACGAGCAGATAAAATATGATCACGAGAAATACAGTATTGAATGGGGTGGGCAGTTTGAAAATCAAAACAGGGCCTATGCAAAGTTGGCGGTTATTGTTCCGCTTGCATTAGCCATCATGTTTTTGCTACTTTATGGTGCATTCGGGAAGTTCAGACAAGCCGGATTAATCTTAAGTATCGTTCCTCTTGCCTTATTTGGTGGTATGCTGGCCTTAAACATCAGGGGAATGACTTTAAATGTTTCCTCAGCAGTTGGCTTTATTGCCTTATTTGGTGTCGCAATACAAAATGGCGTAATCCTGATCTCACATATCAATGAGCTGCGAAAAAAAGGATATGATTTGCTTAAAGCGGTTTTACAAGGTGCAAGGAATCGCTTCAGACCAGTTTTAATGACTGCAACGGTTGCTGCATTAGGGTTGTTGCCGGCTTCACTGGCAACAGGCATAGGGTCTGATGTACAGCGCCCATTAGCTACCGTTATTGTATATGGTTTATTTGTGGCTACTGCAATTACCTTATTTGTATTACCGGCACTTTATTACCTTTTGGAAAACAAGTGGGGAAAAGAGGATTTTCAATCTGCATCACTTCCAAATGTTCCATCTGACAATTGA
- a CDS encoding DUF2271 domain-containing protein: MMSKFYTAALLLMALTFARPTTSVAQATSKYKCLIQMTNYMGEGAYIVISLIDSKGAYEKTLYVLGSDKKWYKTLKEWNAFYAKKTTNISAITGASVTGGDRSVNVIEIENSKINSGYKIRFESAVEDKKYNVKDLEIPLTTETLSAKNDGTGYIRYVRFSAN; this comes from the coding sequence ATGATGTCTAAATTTTATACTGCAGCCCTTTTATTGATGGCCCTAACTTTTGCCAGGCCAACAACATCAGTTGCCCAGGCAACCAGTAAATACAAATGCCTGATACAAATGACCAACTACATGGGCGAAGGCGCTTATATTGTCATTTCGCTGATCGACAGTAAAGGTGCTTATGAAAAAACATTATATGTATTGGGTTCCGATAAAAAATGGTATAAAACGCTAAAAGAATGGAATGCATTCTATGCTAAAAAAACGACGAATATCAGCGCTATAACCGGAGCTTCGGTTACGGGTGGCGACCGTAGTGTTAATGTGATTGAGATAGAAAACTCAAAGATCAACTCTGGTTACAAAATTAGATTTGAAAGTGCTGTGGAAGATAAAAAATATAATGTAAAGGATCTGGAGATCCCTTTAACAACCGAAACGCTTTCCGCAAAAAACGATGGAACAGGGTATATACGTTACGTGCGGTTTAGCGCTAACTAA
- a CDS encoding bifunctional YncE family protein/alkaline phosphatase family protein, protein MKRLVVLFFIYFIGFGQVFAQWPGKLDQSNQVLLPNGWKLSPAGRSIPLGDLPLNMQLSASGNLLAVTNNGQSTQTLQLVDPKTERVIDEKILGKSWYGLAFSKDERHLYVSGGNDNWILDFQLKNGMLGACDTITLGPVWPKGKICPAGIAINEANSRLYTVTKEDSTLYIINPSNKKILSKVQLPAIAYSCALSADERKLYVSLWGGKRVAVVNLAEEKIMKLIPVGDHPNELLLNKKGTILFVANANDNTVSVINTGTGKVIETIATTLYATQLTGSTTNGLALSKNEKTLYIANADNNCLAVFDVSQPGSSLSQGFIPVGWYPTSVKTLGAKILVSNGKGNTSLPNPKGPQPIAKADNSGYQMGSTANSRLQYIAGLFKGTLSFIASPKPEQLKLYTKQVYANTPFSNKRTELADGEAGNPIPRRMGEKSPIKHVFYIIKENRTYDQVLSDIPKGNGDSSLCLFGRRITPNQHALAEDYVLLDNFYVDAEVSADGHNWSMAAYATDVVEKTWPTSYGARGGSTTFEGGRPVTYPKGGFIWDYCKRAGVSYRSYGEFGDYDKANIKSLQGHMCPNSPGFDMDITDQVRADAWQQDFDSLMTVGAVPQFSTLRISNDHTSGQKKGKISPQAAVADNDLAVGRIIEHLSNSPIWKESVVFILEDDAQNGPDHVDAHRSPAYVIGPYVKRNVAVHTMYSTSGFLRTMELILGLPPMSQYDAAAVPLFECFTSKPDFTPYVLKQPLINLDTRNVAVNESSRRSELFSFAKEDSAPDLDLNEVIWKSVKGEDSIMPAPKRSAFVILEKKKKDDD, encoded by the coding sequence ATGAAAAGATTAGTAGTTCTATTTTTTATATATTTTATTGGCTTCGGACAAGTCTTTGCACAGTGGCCTGGGAAGCTGGATCAAAGTAATCAGGTACTGTTACCTAACGGATGGAAACTAAGTCCGGCGGGACGTTCTATTCCATTGGGAGATTTGCCTCTGAACATGCAGTTAAGTGCATCAGGGAACCTTTTGGCAGTCACCAATAACGGGCAGAGTACTCAGACGCTACAGCTGGTAGACCCAAAAACAGAACGGGTGATTGATGAAAAAATACTTGGGAAATCCTGGTACGGGCTTGCGTTTAGCAAAGATGAGCGACATTTATACGTTTCTGGTGGGAATGACAATTGGATTCTTGATTTTCAGTTGAAAAATGGTATGCTGGGGGCATGCGATACGATCACATTAGGACCAGTTTGGCCTAAAGGGAAAATCTGTCCGGCTGGTATTGCAATAAACGAAGCGAATAGCAGGTTGTATACCGTAACGAAAGAAGACAGTACGCTTTATATCATCAATCCTTCGAATAAGAAGATCCTTAGTAAAGTTCAGTTGCCTGCAATAGCTTATAGCTGTGCACTTTCGGCTGATGAGCGTAAGCTTTATGTTAGCCTATGGGGCGGTAAGCGGGTTGCAGTAGTTAATCTTGCAGAAGAAAAGATAATGAAGCTTATTCCCGTTGGTGATCATCCAAATGAGCTGTTGCTCAATAAAAAAGGAACTATTCTTTTTGTAGCCAATGCCAACGACAACACTGTCTCTGTCATCAATACCGGAACAGGCAAAGTGATCGAAACCATTGCTACTACACTATACGCGACTCAACTGACCGGATCTACGACCAATGGATTGGCGCTGAGCAAAAATGAAAAAACACTGTACATTGCCAATGCTGACAATAATTGTCTGGCGGTGTTTGATGTTAGTCAACCCGGCAGCAGTTTAAGCCAGGGATTTATTCCTGTAGGGTGGTATCCCACAAGTGTTAAGACTTTAGGCGCAAAAATATTGGTAAGTAATGGAAAAGGAAACACCTCTTTACCGAACCCTAAGGGCCCACAGCCTATAGCTAAAGCGGATAACAGTGGTTACCAAATGGGGAGTACAGCCAATAGCAGGCTACAATACATTGCCGGATTGTTCAAAGGCACCTTGTCATTCATCGCATCACCTAAACCGGAACAGCTGAAATTGTATACCAAACAGGTTTACGCCAATACCCCCTTTAGCAATAAAAGAACTGAACTGGCCGATGGGGAAGCTGGTAATCCCATTCCCCGCAGAATGGGTGAAAAGTCGCCGATAAAACATGTGTTCTATATAATTAAGGAAAACCGTACATACGATCAGGTGTTGAGTGATATTCCTAAAGGTAATGGCGACTCTTCTTTATGTTTATTTGGTAGAAGGATTACTCCAAACCAACATGCGCTTGCTGAAGATTATGTATTGCTGGATAATTTTTATGTGGATGCCGAAGTGAGTGCGGATGGTCATAACTGGAGTATGGCGGCCTATGCTACAGATGTTGTAGAAAAAACCTGGCCAACGAGTTATGGTGCCCGTGGTGGTTCAACTACTTTTGAAGGAGGCCGTCCGGTTACTTATCCTAAAGGTGGCTTTATATGGGATTACTGTAAGCGTGCCGGTGTCTCTTACCGGAGCTATGGGGAGTTTGGTGATTATGATAAAGCAAACATCAAGTCGTTACAAGGGCATATGTGCCCTAATTCACCTGGATTTGATATGGATATTACAGATCAGGTTAGGGCAGATGCATGGCAACAGGATTTTGATTCACTGATGACTGTTGGGGCGGTTCCTCAGTTTAGTACTTTGCGGATATCAAACGACCATACCAGTGGTCAAAAGAAGGGGAAGATCTCTCCACAGGCTGCTGTAGCTGATAACGACCTGGCTGTAGGCCGTATCATTGAGCATTTGTCAAACAGTCCAATCTGGAAGGAATCTGTCGTTTTTATTTTAGAAGATGATGCACAAAACGGGCCTGATCATGTAGATGCGCATCGATCTCCGGCATATGTGATTGGCCCATATGTAAAGCGAAATGTGGCAGTGCATACCATGTATTCCACTTCAGGATTCCTTAGAACCATGGAACTAATCTTAGGGTTGCCTCCAATGAGCCAGTACGATGCTGCTGCGGTTCCTCTTTTTGAATGCTTCACGAGTAAGCCTGATTTTACTCCGTATGTATTGAAACAACCGTTAATCAATCTTGATACGCGAAATGTTGCCGTTAATGAGAGCAGTAGGCGTTCTGAACTGTTTAGCTTTGCGAAAGAAGACAGCGCACCGGATTTGGATCTCAATGAAGTAATCTGGAAATCTGTTAAGGGGGAAGACAGTATAATGCCCGCCCCTAAGCGAAGTGCATTCGTGATCCTGGAAAAGAAAAAGAAGGATGACGACTAG
- a CDS encoding ankyrin repeat domain-containing protein, with translation MKKILIAIFTLSIAAAHAQQNTLMDQSFWQGAPDVNAVKAEIAKGNNPSQLNAMSMDPVVIAISAQAPNASIEYLLTQPGNSVNKLTHDGRTYLHWAANRGNAELVEYLFNKGAKIDVEDSHGTTPLLFAASSGQQNTKIYDLFLAHGANLKKNVTHEGANVLLLAIANDKDMALTNYFISKGLDLNSTDAVGNNAFSYAAKSGNIELLKTLIQKGVKPNQNAMLMAAQGGGRRGGNAIGLPVFQYLESLGIKPATTSKSGENALHFIVRKADQRDIVAYFLSKGVNVNQADDEGNTALMLAASSNRDTAILGMLLPHVKNINQSNQKGLTALALAVKGNSIDVIRYLIAKGADVKSLDKDGNNLAYYAVESYRSQGGERSFNGPKPEDFDVKLAILKEKGLDVSAAQKNGNTLYHLAVAKNDPSLVKRLQPLNIDVNAKNKEGLTALHKAALIAKDDTMLKYLLSIGAKKDAVTNFKETAFDLANENETLSKNNISVNFLK, from the coding sequence ATGAAAAAAATACTTATCGCCATTTTTACCTTATCTATTGCAGCCGCCCATGCGCAGCAAAATACCCTAATGGACCAATCATTCTGGCAAGGGGCACCTGATGTGAACGCCGTAAAAGCTGAGATTGCCAAGGGGAACAATCCTTCTCAATTAAATGCGATGAGTATGGATCCAGTGGTGATTGCTATCAGCGCGCAGGCGCCAAACGCTTCTATAGAATACCTATTGACTCAACCGGGTAATAGCGTAAACAAACTCACCCATGATGGTCGTACCTATTTACATTGGGCTGCCAACCGTGGTAATGCTGAGCTTGTGGAGTACCTGTTTAACAAGGGAGCGAAAATAGATGTCGAAGATAGCCATGGTACAACCCCGTTGCTTTTTGCGGCTAGTAGCGGTCAGCAAAACACTAAAATTTATGACCTGTTTTTGGCGCATGGTGCCAACTTAAAAAAGAACGTTACTCACGAAGGGGCAAATGTGTTATTATTGGCTATTGCCAATGATAAGGATATGGCGCTTACAAACTATTTTATTTCAAAAGGTTTAGATTTAAATAGTACCGATGCTGTAGGTAACAATGCGTTTAGCTATGCCGCTAAGTCGGGAAATATCGAGTTGTTAAAAACACTGATACAAAAAGGCGTAAAACCTAATCAAAATGCCATGTTGATGGCTGCCCAAGGTGGTGGTCGCAGGGGCGGTAATGCTATTGGTCTGCCGGTTTTTCAGTACCTTGAAAGCCTGGGTATTAAACCTGCTACTACATCAAAAAGTGGTGAGAACGCATTGCATTTTATTGTACGTAAAGCAGATCAGAGGGATATTGTCGCATACTTTTTGAGTAAAGGTGTGAATGTAAATCAAGCCGATGATGAAGGTAACACTGCATTAATGCTTGCGGCTTCTTCCAATCGTGATACTGCGATATTGGGTATGTTACTCCCTCATGTCAAAAACATAAATCAGTCCAACCAAAAAGGTCTAACTGCATTGGCTTTGGCAGTAAAAGGTAATTCGATAGATGTAATACGTTACCTGATTGCCAAAGGTGCCGATGTTAAATCTTTAGACAAGGATGGTAATAACCTGGCTTATTATGCGGTAGAATCTTATCGCTCGCAAGGCGGTGAGCGCTCGTTTAATGGACCTAAACCAGAAGATTTTGATGTCAAATTAGCTATTTTAAAAGAAAAGGGGTTAGATGTAAGTGCAGCTCAAAAAAACGGCAACACCTTGTATCACTTGGCCGTTGCTAAAAACGATCCTTCATTGGTAAAACGTTTACAACCTTTAAATATTGATGTGAATGCTAAAAACAAAGAAGGTTTAACTGCGTTGCATAAAGCAGCATTAATTGCTAAAGATGATACTATGTTGAAATATCTTTTATCAATAGGAGCCAAAAAAGATGCGGTTACCAATTTTAAAGAAACGGCTTTTGACCTGGCCAACGAGAACGAAACACTATCTAAAAACAATATATCAGTTAACTTTTTGAAATAA